In Treponema sp. OMZ 798, the following proteins share a genomic window:
- a CDS encoding RHS repeat-associated core domain-containing protein translates to MKPKPCIFPKPNYLFRTAIEAEILFAVCLNKKQALTGGKSLACEDKYSKKIGAVLVQQADRRSFEASAMPVFVYFYIIMIVHKCQQSAAQSCLGTFELRVLPFGKTSGIKLLNLLSNSTDRTFENRRSRYKELGKKVPQAYRVYVEDTFLPCDAGDARIFSKEVIHDGLGRISYTAKEGEVYIDGTADSTQTGWNISSAINYDEAGRKIEEGMPFFYGGDLEQELSSKNSYQALEAFYELNNFTTIRNGTKYEYDDIDRNILTTLPDGHKQKTEYSIESSLQITKTTDPLENVSISKKDARGNIREVERLDKNNTLLTKARYEYSVLGEMLKAYDAKDNLLAVNYDMLGRRISLESLDMGRKEWNYDDKGRLEYESDSVLRSKLASIKYEYDGLDRIIKIDYPFSEDVEYEYGPPGDKGAGEIIRKKDETGETMYSYGQLNEVKVETRTIKRGREFQKPVTAVFNYEADYLGRMQSISYPDGEVLTYSYDKGGQLKGVIGTKGIETYKYVDNILYDEHSQRVYIKYGNGVETRYTYDPARRWLKDIKTENKDKNLVFQKINYNFDAVGNVEGYTNTSSKYETSQNYSYDALYQLIKAEGTHKQYGGINPNPDNPHPSTPLHTNKYRQTFAFDIIGNMTNKSSTTNLPGGSIGTTDDTKLNYELDYEYDSKYAHRLIRAGTRYYRYDANGNITAEKDGPFTEKEDFTFTYSYFAEHDVYGVDYGFDLEPPEDDPANLEVGTTTGGGIQGGYRRDYTWNERNLLIKSDDKLNTVIYRYGDDGQRALKFTQQSNSETLYFNNFYSVHQVAHEPNHEHGLRVSKHIFVGNSRLVTAMTHADNNGDTTEQTEKRYYYHADHLQSAQFITNARGEQYEHIEYTPYGELWIEETAPGIDKLPFRFTGKELDEETGLYYYGARYLDPKYSRWLSGDPALNDYIPKAPIDDEAKKHNENLPGMGGVFNTVNLHVYHYAGNNPVKYTDPTGKFFIIDDLIGAVIQSIRDNNWSNFGEKFKSNFINTWKLIGHSIAMLPQTLWFAPQEILGLLLGYGCILGSGGTVDWDGGFTYVNMTDSSWDERGITLGSIGIGDPDVKSHEKGHYYQSWILGPLYLFVIGIPSGIHAALHNTNKCNRCNELYGNGDEKAYKHFWTEQWAEKYNKEKNKEEKK, encoded by the coding sequence ATGAAACCAAAACCTTGCATTTTTCCAAAGCCCAACTATCTCTTTCGGACAGCGATTGAAGCAGAAATCCTTTTTGCGGTGTGTTTAAACAAAAAGCAAGCTCTGACCGGAGGAAAGAGCCTTGCCTGTGAAGATAAATACAGCAAAAAGATTGGAGCGGTATTGGTGCAGCAAGCCGATAGGCGCAGCTTCGAAGCAAGCGCGATGCCGGTATTTGTGTACTTTTACATAATTATGATAGTACACAAGTGTCAGCAGTCCGCCGCTCAAAGCTGCTTAGGCACCTTTGAGCTTCGAGTTTTGCCATTCGGCAAAACATCGGGGATTAAACTTTTAAATTTACTAAGTAACTCCACTGACAGGACTTTTGAAAATAGGCGGAGCAGATACAAGGAGTTAGGCAAAAAAGTACCGCAGGCGTATCGGGTATACGTCGAGGACACTTTTTTGCCGTGCGACGCAGGAGATGCCCGTATATTTTCAAAAGAAGTAATCCATGACGGCTTAGGACGCATAAGCTATACAGCAAAAGAAGGGGAAGTGTACATCGACGGAACAGCCGATTCTACCCAAACAGGCTGGAATATTTCAAGTGCAATAAACTATGATGAAGCAGGACGAAAGATAGAAGAAGGAATGCCCTTCTTTTACGGAGGAGATTTAGAACAAGAACTATCAAGTAAAAACTCTTATCAAGCCCTTGAAGCGTTTTACGAACTAAATAATTTTACAACGATAAGAAACGGAACAAAATACGAGTATGACGATATAGACAGGAACATCTTAACTACACTTCCTGACGGACACAAACAAAAAACGGAGTATTCGATAGAAAGCTCTTTACAAATAACAAAAACAACCGACCCATTGGAAAACGTAAGCATAAGTAAAAAAGATGCAAGAGGAAACATACGGGAAGTAGAGAGGCTGGACAAAAACAATACCTTACTTACCAAAGCCCGATACGAATATTCGGTATTAGGAGAAATGTTAAAAGCCTACGACGCAAAGGACAACCTTTTGGCAGTAAACTACGACATGCTCGGAAGACGCATAAGCTTAGAAAGCCTTGACATGGGAAGAAAAGAATGGAACTATGACGATAAGGGAAGACTTGAATATGAAAGCGACTCCGTATTAAGATCAAAATTAGCATCAATAAAATACGAATACGACGGACTGGACAGAATAATAAAAATAGACTATCCCTTTAGTGAAGATGTGGAATATGAATACGGCCCTCCCGGCGATAAAGGCGCCGGCGAGATAATCCGCAAAAAAGACGAAACGGGAGAAACAATGTACAGCTACGGCCAACTAAATGAGGTAAAGGTAGAAACACGGACAATAAAGAGGGGAAGAGAATTTCAAAAGCCCGTAACTGCCGTGTTTAACTACGAAGCCGATTACTTAGGCCGAATGCAAAGCATAAGCTACCCTGACGGAGAAGTGCTGACTTACAGCTACGACAAAGGAGGACAATTAAAAGGAGTTATAGGCACAAAAGGAATAGAAACCTATAAATATGTAGACAATATCTTATACGATGAACACTCACAAAGAGTCTACATCAAATACGGCAACGGAGTAGAAACAAGATACACCTACGACCCTGCACGGCGTTGGCTAAAAGACATCAAGACAGAAAACAAAGATAAGAATTTGGTATTCCAAAAAATAAACTATAACTTTGATGCAGTAGGCAATGTAGAGGGGTATACAAACACTTCAAGCAAATACGAAACAAGCCAAAACTACAGCTACGATGCCCTCTATCAACTTATAAAAGCCGAAGGAACGCACAAACAATACGGAGGAATAAACCCTAACCCCGATAACCCGCATCCTTCAACTCCCTTACACACAAATAAATACAGACAAACCTTTGCCTTCGACATAATAGGGAATATGACGAATAAGAGCAGCACCACAAACCTTCCCGGAGGCTCAATAGGAACTACGGATGACACAAAATTAAACTATGAACTAGACTACGAATATGACAGTAAATACGCACACCGCTTAATAAGAGCCGGAACCCGTTATTACCGCTACGACGCCAACGGCAACATAACGGCCGAAAAAGACGGCCCCTTTACAGAAAAGGAAGATTTTACATTTACCTACTCCTACTTTGCAGAACATGACGTATACGGCGTAGATTACGGCTTTGACTTAGAACCCCCTGAAGATGACCCTGCAAACCTGGAAGTAGGCACAACCACAGGAGGCGGAATACAAGGCGGTTACCGAAGAGATTATACATGGAATGAACGCAACCTATTGATAAAATCAGACGATAAGTTAAACACAGTAATATACCGCTACGGAGATGACGGACAGAGAGCATTAAAGTTTACTCAACAGAGTAATAGCGAAACTTTATACTTTAATAATTTCTACTCGGTACACCAAGTTGCCCATGAACCTAATCACGAACATGGATTACGAGTAAGCAAACACATCTTTGTCGGAAACTCGCGATTAGTAACTGCAATGACACATGCGGATAATAATGGAGACACAACGGAACAAACCGAAAAAAGATATTATTATCATGCAGATCATTTACAGAGTGCACAGTTTATAACAAATGCCAGAGGCGAACAGTATGAACATATAGAATATACACCATACGGAGAGTTATGGATAGAAGAAACTGCTCCCGGAATCGATAAGTTACCATTTAGGTTTACAGGTAAAGAACTGGATGAAGAGACTGGATTATACTACTATGGGGCAAGGTATCTTGATCCGAAGTATTCGAGGTGGTTGAGCGGGGATCCAGCGCTGAATGATTACATACCCAAGGCTCCTATTGACGATGAGGCAAAAAAACACAACGAGAACTTGCCGGGAATGGGAGGCGTGTTTAATACCGTCAATCTTCACGTGTACCATTACGCAGGGAATAATCCGGTGAAGTATACTGATCCTACCGGTAAGTTTTTTATCATTGATGATTTAATAGGGGCGGTAATTCAATCGATTCGTGATAATAATTGGTCAAATTTTGGAGAGAAATTTAAATCTAATTTTATTAATACATGGAAATTGATAGGTCATTCAATAGCAATGTTACCGCAGACCCTGTGGTTTGCACCACAAGAAATTCTTGGATTACTATTAGGGTATGGTTGTATTCTTGGATCAGGAGGAACCGTTGATTGGGATGGCGGTTTTACATATGTAAATATGACAGATTCTTCATGGGATGAGAGGGGAATAACCCTAGGAAGTATTGGTATAGGGGATCCTGATGTAAAATCGCATGAAAAAGGACATTATTACCAATCGTGGATATTGGGGCCCTTATATTTATTTGTCATAGGGATACCAAGCGGTATTCATGCTGCGTTGCATAATACAAATAAATGTAATAGATGTAATGAATTGTATGGAAATGGAGATGAAAAGGCTTATAAGCATTTCTGGACGGAGCAATGGGCTGAAAAATACAATAAAGAAAAGAATAAAGAAGAAAAAAAATAA
- a CDS encoding RHS repeat domain-containing protein, whose amino-acid sequence MKISYYSQLNYLPRTAIGREQKQFIKIAFAVHLSAVISAERYRSDSGALKSAMLTLVYFYIIMIVHKCQQSAKRKLLLNKNSLSEVFPLTVGNGKTMAFENRHDGCKEREKINRRRTLCTLRINFFEATPQTACIFSKEVEGYINTSSKYETSQSYSYDNLYQLIKAEGTHKQYGGINPNPDNPHPSNPLHTNKYRQTFAFDIIGNMTNKSSTTNIQGGSISSDDTKLNYEPDYEYDSKYAHRLIRAGNRYYRYDANGNITAEKDGSFTDKEDFTFTYSYFAEHDVYGVDYGFDLEPPEDDPANLESGGTTSTTPTGGYRRDYTWNERNLLIKSDDKLNTVIYRYGDDGQRALKFTQQSNSETLYFNNFYSVHQVAHEPNHEHGLRVSKHIFVGNSRLVTAMTHADNHGDTTEQTEKRYYYHADHLQSAQFITDVRGEQYEHIEYTPYGELWIEETAPGIDKLPFRFTGKELDEETGLYYYGARYLDPKYSRWLSGDPALNDYIPKAPIDDEAKKHNENLPGIGGVYNTINLHVYHYAGNNPVKYTDPDGRDIILLNRSYGAGGFGHNAVLIGNDTDGWYYYSKDGKADGNQNGIRFDNLNAFRQANNKVVGKNNEYGASFNYDKGYQLKTTPEEDAQMQAYAAGSR is encoded by the coding sequence ATGAAGATTAGTTATTATTCACAGCTTAACTATCTCCCTCGGACAGCGATTGGAAGGGAGCAAAAGCAATTTATAAAAATTGCTTTTGCTGTACATCTTTCCGCAGTAATTTCTGCGGAAAGATACCGAAGCGATAGCGGAGCCCTGAAAAGCGCGATGCTGACACTTGTGTACTTTTACATAATTATGATAGTACACAAGTGTCAGCAGTCTGCCAAAAGAAAGTTATTATTAAATAAAAACAGCTTATCAGAGGTTTTTCCGCTTACGGTAGGAAACGGAAAAACAATGGCTTTTGAAAATAGACATGATGGATGCAAGGAGCGAGAAAAAATTAACCGCAGGCGTACTTTATGTACGTTGAGGATTAATTTTTTTGAAGCGACGCCGCAGACGGCGTGTATATTTTCAAAAGAGGTAGAAGGATACATAAACACGTCTAGTAAATATGAAACAAGCCAAAGCTACAGTTATGACAATTTGTACCAACTCATAAAAGCCGAAGGAACGCACAAACAATACGGAGGAATAAACCCTAACCCCGATAACCCGCATCCGTCAAATCCCTTACACACAAATAAATACAGGCAAACCTTTGCCTTCGACATAATAGGGAATATGACGAATAAGAGCAGTACTACGAACATTCAAGGCGGCTCAATAAGCAGTGATGACACAAAATTAAACTATGAACCGGATTATGAGTATGACAGTAAATATGCACACCGCTTAATAAGAGCGGGTAACCGTTATTACCGATACGACGCCAACGGCAACATAACGGCCGAAAAAGACGGGTCATTCACGGACAAAGAAGATTTTACATTTACCTACTCCTACTTTGCAGAACACGATGTATACGGCGTAGACTACGGCTTTGACCTAGAACCCCCTGAAGATGACCCTGCAAACCTAGAAAGTGGAGGCACAACAAGTACTACACCTACAGGAGGCTATCGACGGGACTACACATGGAACGAAAGAAATCTCTTGATAAAATCGGACGATAAGTTAAACACAGTAATATACCGCTACGGAGATGACGGACAGAGAGCCTTAAAGTTTACTCAACAGAGTAATAGCGAGACATTGTATTTTAATAATTTCTACTCGGTACACCAAGTTGCCCATGAACCCAACCACGAACATGGATTACGAGTAAGTAAACACATCTTTGTCGGAAACTCAAGATTAGTAACCGCCATGACTCACGCCGATAACCATGGAGACACAACAGAGCAAACAGAGAAAAGATACTACTACCATGCCGACCACCTACAAAGCGCACAGTTCATAACCGATGTCAGAGGCGAACAATATGAGCATATAGAGTATACGCCTTATGGAGAGCTTTGGATAGAGGAAACAGCACCGGGAATAGATAAGTTACCGTTTAGGTTTACCGGCAAGGAACTGGATGAAGAGACGGGGCTGTACTATTATGGTGCGAGGTATCTTGATCCGAAGTATTCACGGTGGTTAAGCGGGGATCCGGCGTTAAATGATTACATACCAAAAGCACCCATTGATGACGAGGCTAAAAAACACAACGAGAATTTACCGGGAATAGGAGGAGTATACAATACGATAAACTTACATGTATATCATTATGCCGGAAATAACCCGGTGAAGTATACCGATCCGGATGGACGGGATATAATTTTGTTGAATAGATCATATGGCGCTGGTGGTTTTGGACATAATGCTGTGTTAATTGGAAATGATACCGATGGATGGTATTATTATAGTAAGGATGGTAAAGCGGATGGAAATCAAAATGGAATTCGATTTGATAATTTAAATGCTTTCAGACAAGCTAACAACAAGGTTGTGGGAAAAAATAATGAATATGGTGCTAGTTTTAATTATGATAAAGGATATCAGTTGAAAACAACACCCGAGGAAGATGCACAAATGCAAGCTTATGCAGCAGGTAGCAGGTAG